In Paraburkholderia youngii, the genomic stretch ATGTAGCGACGCTCTCTTGCCAGCGCTCTGGTTGGCACCGACGGCGCCAGTTTTACAAGCGGCGCGGCCATGAAAACGGCGAGAAACAGAACAAAGGACGTGCGAGCCGTCGCACGCACAACATACTGCAACGATCTCACCCAGTCCGGCGCCAGTGCGAAGGCCGCCACTGCAAAGCAAGAAGCACATATGGTAAGTACACCGAAAAGCTTCCAGCGGGTCATATGGATAATCCGATCGATATTTGTCGATTGCTGGGCAACGAGCCGGCGATTGCGAGAGACGCCGGCTTTCGGGCCTGTATCGGTACGGTAGCGCGGCCGGCCAGACGCGCGCGCAGCGTCTGGTTCAGTGACTACGCGGCCCAAATCCTGAGTAGGAGCGCAACTGGCTGATCTGAGGCCGTGCGAGAAAACCGGATTTGACCAATGGAAGCTCTGACAGGAGTTCCGCGAGGCGGATTTCGTCATCGGCCTCCGAAATCATGCAGGCGCCACCTTCTGCTCTCAGCCATATCTGGCGCACGACTCCCGAGGCGTAGAGCCGGCGAACATACTCGGCTTCCGCCTCGACGTCCTCCTTGGCAGGGGACATCGAGGACGCGTTTTCCGAACGGGGAATGATCACGAGGTATTGCATTTTGCTCTCCTGGGAAGGCGTTGCGCTCCGGCTATGAATTCCGTGTGAACAAATCCGGAACTCAGTGCTGGGAGGAATGGGTCATCTCAGCCTGAAGAACGGCACACCCGCTCCTCTTGCATCCTCCGAGGCATCGGTGGATGTGGTCACTGGGCAGCTAATCCGGCGTCTGACCGAACCATACATCACCTATGTTTTTCATAGCAACAGATTTTTTCTATTGTGCAAACCTCACCTGATGCGCGGCTAATTTCTCGAGGCTACGCACGTAACAATTCAGGAATTCAAGTTCTAGCTTTACACTATGCTTTTCATATATACAATGCAGTCACAGGCAAACTTCATCGCCAGCTGAACCGGGTTCGCGAGCGGCACAGGTGTCCGTGTAAAACGCAGGCCGTGTCGGGACGCAGGTTCGATGCCCCCCCTTCCGAAGGAACGCAAATGACGCCCGTCGC encodes the following:
- a CDS encoding muconolactone Delta-isomerase family protein produces the protein MQYLVIIPRSENASSMSPAKEDVEAEAEYVRRLYASGVVRQIWLRAEGGACMISEADDEIRLAELLSELPLVKSGFLARPQISQLRSYSGFGPRSH